The genomic region GCACTACCTGGTAACTTGGAGAGGTTAAGAAAGGACTGCAAAAACCACACTGGTATAACAAACGCGAGAGAGACGAAATCTAACTGCACACTGTAATAACAGATGGACGATGCCCCAACGCCATGTTATCCCTAAAGGTTTTACGTTGAAACCTTACTTTTTTCTACTACGAATTGtttgaagaacaaaacaaagccaaGCACGTCTTTATCATGAATTAGTTAGCAATATCCCTTCTACAAATTCCAGCTAATGTTAACGTACGAACAAAAGACTTATAAGTAAAAGTTTAACTGGCTGAATCGTGAACACGACATGAAAAAGTTCGAACACGTGCTATGGCAGAATGTTCTAGCTTCGCAGAATCAATATTATTTGCAAATTCAGTAACAATTAATGCCATTTGCGAATATTACCTTAATGGACTGAAGATTTCGACTTGTGTGATGAATTCAAGTAAACGATCGACACCATATGCTGAAATACACCGATAAGGGTAACTGCTCAATTTTCCAACAACTTATCACCTTCGGCCATCGCTTCCAACTAAACGTTTGGACGATATACACTAACCGTCGTCAATGCTGCAACGTTTGAGAAACCCCTGGGGTTCTCTTTCCATTTGTGATGACCttgtaagaaaataaaagtcgttaccaaaggaaatgaaaacgacaaaaaaaagagaagcagaTTTGTCATTTCAGATATGGGCTCTAATACATGGTCTCGGCTAATGAAACGCGTTAAATTACAGCCTTGTCCATATTAAATAACTCAGCTCAGATATTCAATATGCACATGGTTAGAACATAACCTAACACCAAGAAACACTGTAAATCGTTCACAGTGAAACTAGCATATTTATTAcggaaaaagaggaaatgttTTGTGATGGTGATGTGGCTTTGCGACGCCATTTTTTTGCAGGCAAATGGAGTGGTTCCGATTTTGTTACTCAGAACTAAAACGACTGCTGAATAGCCGTGTTAGGTCATGTCACCAGATAAATTGTGCCGGTCAGATGAATTTGAAGATTCGTTTGTACAATGCCGAAGAAATATAAATTAGTCTGGACGAAAACTAGAACAATTTTGGTAACTATTTCGTTGTTAGGAATGTAACCGTCCTGTAAATCAGGCGTAAAGTACACTGCCATGTTGATTACTGTTTGCAAAGATAAGGATGTCGTAAAGCTGCACTTCGCAGAACGACGGCGGGTGAAATCTTCAATATTGTCATTACAAATATTGGATTTTataaaaccattttctttctcttttgcagATGTTGATATTCCAAATGCAAAATTCTTAACTTGGATGTAAATGCTATACGAAGATGCTCGTGATAGAAGTATAAAAACGTAGACTACCCTTCATGCAACATTATCTTGGTGTACTTTGGCAGTTTTCAGAGGTTTGTCTCAAAATTATAAAGCACCATATGTGCCATAAATTTATTGTCGAAAGAGTCTCGGTGAAAACTCTTTCCAAGAACAACCCCCAGAGAGGTCGTCATAAATTTTGGAACAACAAAGTCTAGAAGCGAACGGTCTGTTGACTTTTGGCCCCACCAATAACACGAGCTGCAGCAGTCAGCAAACACGAGAAGGTCAAtatgcctttttttcccttaccGTCTCATCTTGTGTCAGTCTTCCAAGGGTTTCCGTTCCGCAAACTTGACTTCATCCACGAGTCTGGACTTTCATCTTTATCGTTCGCCAGAGTTCGTCAATCGTCTTTGTATTCCAAATCAAGACATCGAGGATGCAAGACGCCAATTGTTGCCCTGTTAAAATACCATCCATCTCGGACCGATTACAACTTCTATTTGAAAATCCTTTACATATCCAAGAACTCatcttcaaagaaaaatgtcaacctCTTCGGCAAGCGATTGATTTGAAGTACACACTTGATCTACCTGTGCAAAACAACGTTATCCAAAATCAGTACAAAATAGTGAGAATAGAAAGATTACTCTCCTCCTATCGGTCTGGAGAACTTCATCTTCGTGTGATCGGCACCAGGATAAGACCGATGGTTTTCGCAGTGCCACTTGATGATACCAGAGATTTCTCGTTTATGAGTAGGGATGCCTATGCAACATTATTGCAAGATTGGGAAAGTGCACCTCCAGTAGTGATTGAAGTATTTAATTCGCCGTTCACGTTCGATCATGGATCGAGGTACTGCATACTGGTCTACGATTTGATTGTTCGTGGTTGGGAACTAGTTGGGTGCCTTTCACCACTTATTTCAGATAAAATGGACACACGTCATGTTCCTGATCCGGCGATTCGCCTGATGGAGTATTTTCGGAAAAACTTGCCTGTAActtagttttgttttcaatttacgTAAACACACAACCAataatgattttcatcttttaGCATTGTTCAAAGCAGAATTTAACCAATGTAACAAAGTTCACCACGATGAGAAAACCACTGGAACAAAACGTCGGCAGAAGAAACTGTAGAACCTTACCAGTGGCCAACTGCCCGTCCGATTCCCAGTCCTTTTAGAATGTCATCCAGCCCGAGAAAACAGATGTTAAACAAGATTTTATCTTTGTTATATTGTTGTACTTGGAACTCTTTGTCAGAAATGTATGAAATCAAATACAGCAATCACATGGCACTTGTAAAGAATGTCAAGTTTAACTTTGAAATATGAAACTAcctgttttattgtttgttctcCTATTCTAAACATCAATGCGAACGGGTATAGCGCGTTAAGCCACAgacaagagggaaaaaaggccaaaccccactattcattttttttgttttgtttttgtttaaattttctatGGTCCTCGTTGGGCCAGTCAGTGCGGCGTCAGGTCACTCGCATTCTGGTGGCCAATGAGGCAGGGCTGTGGCGAC from Daphnia carinata strain CSIRO-1 chromosome 6, CSIRO_AGI_Dcar_HiC_V3, whole genome shotgun sequence harbors:
- the LOC130702423 gene encoding uncharacterized protein LOC130702423, with product MQDANCCPVKIPSISDRLQLLFENPLHIQELIFKEKCQPLRQAIDLKYTLDLPVQNNVIQNQYKIVRIERLLSSYRSGELHLRVIGTRIRPMVFAVPLDDTRDFSFMSRDAYATLLQDWESAPPVVIEVFNSPFTFDHGSRYCILVYDLIVRGWELVGCLSPLISDKMDTRHVPDPAIRLMEYFRKNLPHCSKQNLTNVTKFTTMRKPLEQNVGRRNCRTLPVANCPSDSQSF